From Caldicellulosiruptor hydrothermalis 108, a single genomic window includes:
- a CDS encoding 4Fe-4S binding protein: MPKVLRADNMNKCLGCFTCMLTCAAVNHNNHNLAKSSIKVKTRGGLQSKFAATICVACKEPACAEACPTNALVKRPGGGVKLIEEKCIACEKCVSACIVGSIHMDYDRKIPIVCKHCGACVRMCPHNCLSMEEVSE; the protein is encoded by the coding sequence TTGCCAAAGGTTCTTCGAGCTGATAACATGAACAAGTGCCTTGGATGTTTCACATGCATGCTTACATGCGCAGCGGTGAACCATAACAATCACAACCTTGCAAAAAGTTCTATTAAGGTGAAGACAAGAGGGGGGCTTCAGAGCAAGTTTGCAGCAACAATTTGTGTTGCGTGCAAAGAACCAGCGTGTGCAGAGGCTTGTCCTACAAATGCGCTTGTTAAAAGGCCAGGTGGAGGTGTTAAGCTAATCGAAGAAAAATGCATTGCATGCGAAAAATGTGTTAGCGCGTGCATAGTTGGCTCAATTCACATGGACTATGATAGAAAAATCCCAATTGTTTGCAAACACTGTGGGGCATGTGTGAGAATGTGCCCACACAATTGTCTTAGCATGGAAGAGGTGAGTGAGTAA
- a CDS encoding molybdopterin molybdotransferase MoeA, with product MKVLKTYFEVFEILKDEFCNFNLQSEKVSIQEAVFRICAQDIIADIDVPHFDKSTVDGYALRCEETFEANDENPAVFEIVGEVKTGKVPDFQIQKGQAARIFTGGYVPQNANSIVMLENTIEEDGKLYVFKPAKPGENILKKGEDIKRGDIVIKKYQKLEPAQIGVLAAIGKKEVEVFKKIRVGIVSTGDEIISQDEKLDSAKIYDVNSFTLFTSCYKEYALPKMYGIVKDDFEVLKDILFKALQENDIVLISGGSSVGTYDNTLKAIESLKDSKVLVDGVSIKPGKPTIIAKVGIKAVFGLPGHPVSCLFIFNFFVKKLMDIILHQQDTFRKVVAKMKTSIATSSGRTEFVFVKLHFGDEILAEPLYGKSGSINLLNNASGYIRVDATKTGIRAGDIVEVILI from the coding sequence ATGAAGGTATTAAAAACATATTTTGAGGTCTTTGAGATACTTAAAGATGAGTTTTGTAATTTTAATCTTCAATCAGAAAAGGTATCTATCCAAGAAGCAGTTTTTAGAATCTGTGCTCAAGATATTATAGCAGATATAGATGTTCCTCACTTTGACAAGTCCACTGTTGATGGATATGCACTAAGATGTGAAGAGACGTTTGAAGCAAATGATGAAAACCCGGCCGTGTTTGAAATAGTAGGCGAGGTGAAAACGGGTAAAGTACCAGACTTTCAAATACAAAAAGGACAGGCTGCAAGGATATTCACAGGGGGGTATGTACCCCAAAATGCAAATAGTATTGTGATGCTTGAGAATACCATTGAAGAAGATGGCAAGCTCTATGTTTTCAAGCCAGCAAAACCTGGCGAGAATATACTCAAAAAGGGTGAGGATATAAAAAGAGGTGACATTGTTATAAAGAAATATCAAAAACTTGAGCCTGCTCAAATTGGCGTGCTGGCTGCAATAGGGAAAAAGGAAGTGGAAGTTTTTAAAAAAATAAGGGTGGGTATCGTCTCAACCGGAGATGAGATAATATCACAGGATGAAAAGCTCGATAGCGCAAAGATTTATGATGTTAACTCATTTACCTTGTTTACATCATGCTACAAGGAATATGCTCTGCCAAAAATGTATGGGATTGTAAAAGATGATTTTGAAGTTTTAAAAGATATCCTATTTAAAGCTTTGCAGGAAAATGACATTGTTCTTATTTCAGGTGGAAGTTCTGTTGGCACATACGACAACACTTTAAAGGCTATTGAGAGTCTAAAAGATTCTAAGGTGCTTGTTGACGGTGTTTCAATAAAACCGGGCAAACCAACAATAATAGCAAAGGTTGGAATAAAGGCAGTTTTTGGACTTCCTGGCCATCCTGTGTCTTGCCTTTTTATATTCAACTTTTTTGTAAAAAAACTTATGGACATAATATTACATCAGCAGGACACTTTCAGAAAAGTGGTTGCAAAGATGAAGACAAGCATCGCAACTTCATCCGGCAGAACTGAGTTTGTGTTTGTAAAGCTTCATTTTGGTGATGAGATTTTAGCTGAGCCTCTTTATGGAAAATCAGGTTCGATAAATCTTTTGAATAATGCAAGTGGATATATAAGGGTTGATGCAACAAAAACTGGTATCAGGGCGGGAGATATTGTTGAGGTGATATTGATATGA
- a CDS encoding ABC transporter permease yields MLANVIISTLVVCIPSTFLAVLIGVPAGYFLKVKRFKYRKMLIRIVYTLSGLPPVLAGLLVYILLSRKGPLGFLNILFTKWAMVIAQVILIVPIVTLYTLSGLKNIDRVLENLDYLNVKGRKRYTAIMKEYSKEIMYAIVLGLSRSISEVGGVLIVGGNIEGSTRILTTAIIFEITKGEFSNALLLGAVLLAISFTFNTLLQILQGDVVD; encoded by the coding sequence ATGCTGGCAAATGTAATTATTTCAACTTTGGTTGTTTGTATTCCTTCGACATTCTTGGCTGTTTTGATAGGTGTTCCTGCAGGGTATTTTCTCAAAGTCAAAAGGTTCAAATATAGAAAGATGCTAATTAGAATAGTTTATACTCTATCTGGTTTGCCACCTGTACTCGCAGGGCTACTGGTATATATACTTCTTTCCAGAAAAGGGCCTCTTGGTTTTTTGAACATACTTTTTACCAAATGGGCCATGGTTATTGCCCAGGTAATACTCATTGTTCCTATAGTCACACTGTATACCCTGTCTGGACTTAAAAATATAGATAGGGTTCTTGAAAACTTGGATTATTTGAACGTGAAAGGACGCAAAAGGTATACAGCCATTATGAAGGAATATTCAAAAGAAATAATGTATGCTATTGTTTTGGGACTATCAAGATCAATTTCTGAGGTTGGTGGAGTTTTGATTGTTGGAGGTAACATAGAAGGAAGCACACGGATTTTAACAACAGCCATAATTTTTGAAATTACCAAGGGTGAGTTTTCAAACGCTCTTTTGCTGGGTGCGGTGCTACTTGCCATCTCATTTACTTTTAATACACTTTTGCAAATATTGCAGGGTGATGTTGTTGATTGA
- a CDS encoding MoaD/ThiS family protein gives MKIGVEVNSFFGRYGSKIGKMEVEIDPNTNVEKLLENLNIPKDKVGFVIVNQKRVDFDYVLSENDSVYITPYATGG, from the coding sequence ATGAAGATTGGAGTAGAGGTAAATAGTTTTTTTGGAAGGTACGGCAGCAAAATTGGGAAAATGGAAGTTGAGATTGACCCGAACACAAATGTAGAAAAGCTTCTTGAAAACTTAAACATTCCAAAAGACAAGGTTGGGTTTGTGATTGTCAATCAAAAAAGAGTTGACTTTGACTATGTATTGTCGGAAAATGATAGTGTGTATATAACTCCATATGCAACTGGAGGCTAA
- a CDS encoding ATP-binding cassette domain-containing protein produces MIEVKDVKKSFGQKILFECKSLTFGKKGLYIIKGPNGCGKTTFLRMLFGRDKEYSGRIHNLFKKNIMLPQQPYFFRGSVEYNLALALSHERLKSAQEVLKMFGVPLKTNINQLSAGQRQLVSFLRAFYIPSDVLFLDEPDSFLDKDVKEFVYRLIEDEAQKRCIIVVTHHQSAALMGNVIYFENGQIIQEGDVTR; encoded by the coding sequence TTGATTGAGGTAAAAGATGTGAAAAAGAGTTTTGGACAGAAGATATTGTTTGAGTGCAAAAGTCTCACATTTGGAAAGAAAGGGCTTTATATCATAAAAGGACCAAACGGTTGTGGGAAGACCACATTTTTAAGAATGCTTTTTGGAAGAGACAAAGAATATTCAGGTAGAATACATAATCTGTTCAAGAAAAACATTATGCTTCCACAGCAACCATATTTTTTTAGAGGGTCGGTTGAATATAATCTTGCACTTGCTCTTTCGCATGAGAGGCTAAAGTCTGCCCAGGAGGTTTTAAAGATGTTTGGTGTTCCTCTTAAAACCAACATAAATCAGCTCTCGGCTGGGCAGAGACAGCTAGTAAGTTTCTTAAGAGCGTTTTATATACCTTCTGATGTGCTTTTTTTGGATGAGCCCGATTCCTTTCTCGACAAAGATGTAAAAGAGTTTGTGTACAGACTTATAGAAGATGAAGCACAAAAAAGGTGTATAATAGTTGTAACACACCATCAAAGTGCAGCTTTGATGGGCAATGTGATATATTTTGAAAATGGTCAGATTATTCAAGAGGGTGATGTTACCAGATGA
- a CDS encoding ISNCY-like element ISCahy1 family transposase produces the protein MFNTKPKQLSFIDLFSHLKASALYKPESLLGLFNKFIDLSHYIPSSFYNAYYKYFGKHRYFSLESMLCCFLVQKLLKLNTLTQLRAVLLNSFELRSFCNLHGNVPSISTLSRFRKIFASEIHKLFQNISIHAHNISIQQCPQDSSILIFDTTGIVPKVRENNPKFIHLLLKNTSKANPELPSEKVYSLVYSSLPKTAAANSNIRLMFTNGHFCWALKFAVITNALGIPLALVPLFNYDSPSSDPQEAKAISDSKGLIPSLETLFSYIPKNFSTFIADSALDSHNIYSTLKNTFNFSKIVIPLNTRASKNTTPTSDPNIVISEDGIPICKKFNKPFKPEGKCQGKNRSLRLKWTCPMSQYKDGKRICSCPQPCTTSKSGRMFYTYPDNFRSFPGINRNSQEFFDLYKKRVAVEQTIYHLKSYMGSDTISTYDHISIFSDFLLSAITFSLLFILAHNIKLYCSKLTIKKLNKLKKLIA, from the coding sequence ATGTTCAACACCAAACCTAAACAACTTTCTTTCATAGACCTATTCTCCCACCTAAAGGCTTCGGCTCTCTACAAGCCTGAAAGCCTCTTGGGCTTGTTCAATAAATTCATTGACTTGTCACATTATATACCTTCTTCTTTCTACAATGCCTACTACAAATATTTCGGTAAGCATAGATACTTCTCTTTAGAATCTATGCTTTGTTGCTTCCTCGTCCAAAAATTGCTCAAACTCAATACTTTAACTCAGCTTCGTGCTGTCTTACTCAACTCATTCGAACTTCGCTCATTTTGTAATCTTCATGGCAATGTCCCTTCTATCTCTACTCTCTCTCGCTTTAGAAAAATATTTGCAAGTGAAATCCATAAACTTTTTCAAAATATCTCTATCCATGCACATAATATTTCCATCCAACAATGCCCTCAAGATTCTTCAATCTTAATCTTCGACACAACAGGTATTGTCCCAAAGGTTCGTGAAAACAATCCTAAATTCATTCATCTACTGCTGAAAAATACCTCAAAAGCTAACCCTGAACTTCCCTCTGAAAAAGTCTACTCTCTTGTTTATTCTTCTCTGCCTAAAACTGCTGCTGCCAATTCCAATATCCGTCTTATGTTCACAAATGGCCATTTCTGCTGGGCTTTAAAATTTGCAGTCATTACCAACGCTCTCGGTATCCCTTTAGCTTTAGTACCTCTGTTTAACTATGATTCCCCTTCCTCTGACCCACAAGAAGCAAAAGCTATCTCCGACTCTAAAGGTTTAATTCCTTCGCTCGAAACTTTATTCTCTTATATCCCCAAAAATTTCTCCACTTTCATCGCCGACAGTGCTTTGGATTCCCACAACATATACTCCACTTTAAAAAATACCTTTAACTTCTCCAAAATCGTTATTCCACTAAATACAAGAGCTTCTAAAAATACTACACCTACATCAGACCCCAATATCGTTATTTCTGAAGATGGTATCCCTATCTGCAAAAAGTTCAACAAACCTTTTAAACCCGAAGGCAAATGTCAGGGTAAAAATCGCTCTTTGCGCCTTAAATGGACTTGCCCTATGTCACAATACAAAGATGGCAAACGCATCTGCTCTTGCCCTCAGCCTTGTACTACCTCTAAATCGGGTAGAATGTTCTATACATACCCAGATAACTTTCGCTCTTTCCCAGGTATCAACAGAAATTCACAAGAGTTTTTTGACCTCTACAAAAAACGTGTCGCTGTAGAGCAGACTATTTACCACCTGAAATCCTACATGGGCTCTGATACTATCTCTACTTATGACCATATTTCTATTTTCTCTGATTTCTTGCTATCTGCCATTACTTTCTCGCTCTTGTTTATTCTCGCTCACAATATCAAACTCTATTGCTCTAAATTGACTATCAAAAAACTTAACAAGCTCAAAAAACTTATCGCTTAA
- a CDS encoding aldehyde ferredoxin oxidoreductase N-terminal domain-containing protein, with protein MIGKDFIRVLYIDLTNKKADIQERKDLYKYLGGAGVAAKLLEENMKKGVDPLHESQPIIISIGPLSTIFPVVTKAVATFISPHTGEYGESHAGGRLAMAIRNAGYDAIVITGKAQKPTYLVITDKNIEFKDARAMWGLDIEETGRVIREREPGPGKRSIIRIGKAGENLVTYSCVNVDTYRHFGRLGIGAVFGSKNLKAMMIMGEEDLPIANLKEYFKTYQEIYKKVTQTDAMAKYHELGTPMNIKVLNSISSLPTKNLLQSTFEYADDISGETFAEKNLVRKVSCVGCPIGCIHIGQFRREFDKGYEYESISVSYDHELIYALGSLLGIKTTDEVLQIIEEVELAGLDAITTGVVLAWATEALKKGLISREDTLADLDFGNTMEYVKAIDNIADRINEFYYTIGKGLKEAVKKYGGEEFALLYGGNEMAGYHTGYAFALGQTVGARHSHLDNAGYSYDQSAKELKDEEIIDYVINEEKERAVLTSLCICLFARKVYDRPTILKALNAVGINWTDDDLTRLANDVFFTKLKIKKELGYSLENYKFPKRIFETPTMWGKMDEERLNRLLKMYIERVEKEYEDWSRGK; from the coding sequence ATGATAGGCAAAGACTTTATAAGAGTGCTTTATATAGACCTTACAAACAAAAAAGCAGACATTCAAGAAAGGAAGGATCTTTATAAATACTTGGGCGGAGCAGGTGTTGCAGCAAAGCTTTTAGAGGAAAATATGAAAAAAGGTGTTGACCCTTTGCACGAAAGCCAGCCGATCATCATTTCAATCGGGCCTCTTTCAACCATCTTTCCTGTTGTGACAAAAGCTGTAGCAACCTTTATTTCACCTCACACAGGGGAATATGGTGAAAGCCATGCAGGTGGAAGACTTGCAATGGCAATAAGAAATGCAGGATATGATGCAATAGTTATAACAGGAAAAGCTCAAAAACCCACATACCTTGTCATTACAGATAAGAATATTGAATTTAAAGATGCAAGGGCTATGTGGGGACTTGACATAGAGGAGACAGGAAGAGTTATAAGAGAAAGAGAGCCAGGTCCAGGGAAAAGAAGCATAATCAGAATTGGCAAGGCAGGGGAAAACCTTGTAACATACTCTTGTGTCAACGTTGATACCTACAGGCATTTTGGAAGGCTTGGCATAGGAGCAGTTTTTGGAAGTAAGAACCTCAAAGCTATGATGATAATGGGAGAAGAGGACTTGCCAATTGCCAACCTTAAAGAGTACTTTAAGACTTATCAGGAGATATACAAAAAAGTTACACAGACAGATGCTATGGCGAAGTATCACGAGCTTGGAACACCTATGAACATCAAAGTGCTAAATAGCATAAGTTCTCTTCCTACTAAAAATTTGCTTCAGTCTACATTCGAATATGCAGATGATATCTCAGGTGAGACATTTGCCGAAAAGAACTTGGTCAGAAAGGTTTCGTGTGTAGGCTGTCCCATTGGATGCATCCATATAGGACAGTTCAGACGCGAGTTTGACAAGGGATATGAGTATGAATCCATTTCTGTTTCATATGACCATGAACTTATATATGCACTTGGAAGCCTATTGGGAATAAAGACAACAGACGAAGTTTTACAAATTATAGAAGAGGTTGAACTTGCAGGACTTGATGCTATAACAACAGGTGTTGTATTGGCATGGGCAACAGAAGCGCTCAAAAAAGGGCTTATCTCAAGAGAAGATACCCTTGCTGACCTTGATTTTGGCAACACCATGGAGTATGTTAAAGCAATTGACAATATTGCAGATAGAATAAACGAGTTTTACTACACAATAGGCAAAGGTTTGAAAGAAGCTGTTAAAAAATATGGAGGAGAAGAGTTTGCGCTTTTGTATGGTGGAAATGAAATGGCAGGATATCATACAGGCTATGCATTTGCGCTTGGTCAAACAGTTGGTGCAAGGCATTCTCATTTAGACAATGCAGGTTACTCTTATGACCAGAGTGCAAAAGAATTAAAAGATGAGGAAATAATAGATTATGTAATTAATGAAGAAAAAGAAAGGGCAGTGCTCACATCACTTTGCATATGCCTGTTTGCCCGAAAGGTGTATGACAGGCCAACCATTTTGAAAGCGTTAAATGCCGTTGGTATAAACTGGACAGACGATGACCTAACAAGACTTGCGAATGACGTATTTTTCACAAAACTGAAAATCAAAAAAGAGCTTGGATATTCCCTTGAAAATTATAAGTTTCCAAAGAGAATATTTGAAACACCGACAATGTGGGGTAAGATGGATGAAGAGAGGTTAAATAGGCTTTTGAAGATGTATATCGAGAGGGTGGAGAAGGAATATGAAGATTGGAGTAGAGGTAAATAG
- a CDS encoding substrate-binding domain-containing protein — protein sequence MKKGKYLKNLAALLAFILVATFSFLSFSYSKTYKIATTTSIYDSGFLDFVTPAFEKKNNVKFNFISVGSGQAVKIFRNGDADGIIIHEKSFLDELKKEKLINGYTAFVSNYFILVGPKDKKDLFKKVKSVQEAFALIRKNNFKFVSRADNSATYIRELEIWKLAKVQPNFGGYIKSGQGMGMSLNLANEKGAFILTDEATFYKMKDKLDSLDVVYQNPKEQVLTNIYYFAYSPKKAQLSKFAAYLKSKEFKNLVSSFNRKFFKKEIYRVVK from the coding sequence ATGAAAAAAGGAAAGTATCTTAAAAATTTGGCAGCGTTACTTGCTTTTATTTTGGTTGCTACTTTTAGCTTTCTTTCATTTTCTTATTCTAAAACTTACAAGATAGCTACAACTACAAGTATATATGACAGTGGTTTTTTGGACTTTGTTACACCTGCCTTTGAAAAGAAAAATAATGTAAAGTTCAATTTCATTTCAGTAGGGAGTGGTCAAGCTGTAAAGATTTTCAGAAATGGTGATGCTGATGGAATAATAATACATGAAAAGTCATTTCTGGATGAACTTAAAAAAGAGAAACTGATAAATGGTTATACAGCATTTGTTTCGAACTATTTTATACTTGTTGGGCCAAAAGATAAAAAGGATTTATTTAAAAAGGTAAAAAGTGTCCAAGAAGCTTTTGCACTGATAAGAAAAAATAACTTTAAATTTGTGTCACGTGCAGACAACTCAGCAACTTATATTAGAGAACTTGAGATATGGAAGTTAGCAAAGGTCCAGCCAAATTTTGGAGGATATATAAAGTCAGGGCAGGGTATGGGAATGAGTCTAAATCTTGCAAATGAAAAGGGAGCTTTTATTCTCACTGATGAAGCAACATTTTATAAAATGAAAGATAAATTAGATAGCTTGGATGTAGTTTACCAAAATCCAAAGGAGCAAGTACTTACAAATATTTATTACTTTGCTTACTCACCTAAAAAAGCACAGCTTTCCAAATTTGCTGCCTACTTGAAAAGCAAGGAATTTAAAAATCTTGTAAGTTCTTTTAACCGAAAATTCTTCAAAAAAGAAATCTACAGAGTTGTAAAATAA
- a CDS encoding BofC C-terminal domain-containing protein, protein MKLYFKTATLTAIIIFLFIVSFAVGFTITLERGKVKSEKDIKGKNVTQIAYINKDIEGRIADNTLFVVRKYFKGCGHVIEEKKLVPKEYVGMSKQDFKNMFAGWEIDAFSSKYVVISRVFDGFCPNHFIISIKDGRVAIFYSQPVDGDTLKLITPISIENLPEQEVNDLKKGIVVNSFEDAIKIIEDFGS, encoded by the coding sequence ATGAAACTGTATTTTAAAACTGCCACGCTCACTGCTATTATTATTTTCTTGTTCATAGTGTCGTTTGCAGTGGGGTTTACTATAACATTAGAAAGAGGAAAAGTGAAATCTGAAAAGGACATAAAAGGCAAGAACGTAACACAGATTGCATATATAAACAAAGATATAGAAGGCAGGATAGCTGATAACACTTTGTTTGTTGTAAGAAAATATTTTAAAGGATGTGGACATGTCATCGAAGAGAAAAAGTTAGTACCAAAAGAGTATGTAGGGATGTCAAAGCAGGACTTTAAAAATATGTTTGCCGGCTGGGAAATAGATGCATTTAGCTCTAAGTATGTGGTGATAAGCCGTGTATTTGACGGTTTTTGTCCCAATCATTTTATAATTTCTATAAAAGACGGAAGAGTAGCTATATTTTATTCGCAACCTGTAGATGGTGATACTCTAAAGCTCATTACTCCAATTAGTATTGAGAACTTACCAGAACAAGAGGTCAATGATTTAAAAAAAGGAATCGTGGTCAACTCGTTTGAAGATGCAATAAAGATAATTGAGGATTTTGGAAGTTAA
- a CDS encoding HesA/MoeB/ThiF family protein: MAVQKRYLKNLGALSIDAQKKLLSTTVAVVGVGGIGGFLIEGLARLGVKKIIAVDMDSFDETNLNRQIISNVNNLGKFKVFEAEKRVKEINPAVYFEPIKEKAYLENLDIFLMEASYIFDATDNIEIRKSLSKFAQKMGKVLIHGGCAGWYAQIAIITKDTHGIEKLLGETNVEGAEKDLGNPIFAPMLTAALELSEFCKLISVQGENLIGKCMVVNLLTNEYRVFEF; encoded by the coding sequence ATGGCTGTGCAAAAAAGATATCTAAAAAATCTGGGTGCTTTGAGTATAGATGCTCAAAAAAAACTTCTTTCAACAACAGTTGCGGTTGTTGGAGTGGGCGGAATAGGTGGTTTTTTGATAGAAGGACTTGCGCGGCTTGGTGTGAAAAAGATTATTGCAGTTGATATGGACTCTTTTGATGAGACTAACCTCAATAGGCAGATAATTTCTAACGTAAACAACCTTGGAAAATTCAAAGTGTTTGAGGCTGAAAAAAGGGTAAAAGAGATAAACCCTGCAGTTTATTTTGAGCCAATAAAGGAAAAGGCTTATTTAGAAAACCTTGATATATTTTTGATGGAAGCAAGTTATATATTCGATGCAACTGACAATATAGAAATAAGAAAGAGTCTTTCAAAGTTTGCACAAAAGATGGGCAAGGTTTTAATTCACGGCGGGTGTGCTGGCTGGTATGCCCAGATTGCCATCATCACAAAAGACACACATGGAATAGAAAAACTTTTGGGAGAGACAAATGTTGAAGGTGCTGAAAAAGACCTTGGCAATCCCATTTTTGCACCAATGCTGACAGCAGCTTTGGAACTTTCTGAGTTTTGTAAGCTGATATCAGTTCAAGGTGAGAACTTAATCGGAAAGTGTATGGTTGTAAATCTTCTGACAAATGAATACAGAGTTTTTGAATTTTAG
- a CDS encoding fumarylacetoacetate hydrolase family protein gives MKLGRFFYANKTFFGLVEGSSVKVLKSLDPLKISDQSYPIEELKILPPVKPSKIVCVGLNYKDHAKELGLELPESPVLFLKPPTCVIGHNDSIIYPQHMSSQVDYEGELAVVIKKECRNVKPQEADEYILGYTCANDVTARDLQPKNGQWTVAKSFDTFLPLGPIITDEIDPNNSPIKTYLNGKLVQNSNTSNFIFTVQELVSYISSIMTLKSFDVIITGTPSGIGSMKKGDVVEVEIEGIGKLTNYVK, from the coding sequence ATGAAACTCGGAAGATTTTTTTATGCAAACAAAACATTTTTCGGGCTTGTTGAAGGCAGCTCAGTGAAGGTTTTGAAAAGTCTTGACCCACTTAAAATAAGTGACCAATCTTATCCCATAGAGGAGTTGAAAATTTTGCCGCCTGTCAAGCCTTCAAAGATTGTATGTGTGGGTCTTAACTACAAAGACCATGCAAAAGAACTTGGACTTGAACTTCCAGAAAGTCCCGTGTTATTTTTAAAACCTCCGACATGTGTGATTGGTCACAACGACAGTATAATTTATCCGCAGCACATGAGTAGCCAGGTGGACTATGAAGGAGAGCTTGCGGTGGTTATAAAAAAAGAGTGTCGCAATGTAAAACCCCAAGAGGCAGATGAGTACATACTTGGCTATACATGCGCAAATGATGTGACGGCAAGGGATTTACAACCAAAAAACGGTCAGTGGACTGTAGCAAAATCATTTGACACTTTTCTACCACTTGGTCCTATTATAACAGATGAAATTGACCCAAACAACAGTCCAATTAAAACTTATCTTAATGGCAAACTTGTTCAAAATTCTAATACAAGCAATTTCATCTTTACAGTGCAGGAACTCGTAAGTTATATAAGCTCTATAATGACTTTAAAATCTTTTGATGTGATAATAACAGGAACACCTTCTGGCATTGGGAGTATGAAAAAAGGAGATGTTGTTGAAGTTGAAATTGAGGGGATTGGAAAACTCACAAATTATGTAAAGTAA
- a CDS encoding YebC/PmpR family DNA-binding transcriptional regulator, producing MSGHSKWANIRHKKEKTDAQKGRLFTKLGRELMVVAKMYGPDPETNPKLRDVIAKAKANNMPMDKIMGFIKRAAGEIDTTGYEDITYEGYGPGGVAVIVEAMTNNRNRTAGELRHIFDKNGGNLGQTGCVSWMFSRKGVIVIEKESFPDEDFVMEKALEYGAEDFSSEDDIYEIITSPEDFSKVREGLEKEGFTFIRAQIEMIPQTTVKLSSEDAQKMRRLIDMLEDNDDVKEVYHNWEENEE from the coding sequence ATGTCTGGACATTCAAAGTGGGCAAATATAAGGCACAAAAAAGAAAAGACAGACGCACAGAAAGGGAGACTTTTTACAAAACTTGGTAGGGAACTTATGGTTGTTGCAAAGATGTACGGCCCTGATCCTGAGACAAACCCGAAGCTCAGGGATGTAATCGCAAAAGCTAAGGCAAACAACATGCCCATGGATAAGATAATGGGGTTTATAAAAAGGGCAGCTGGTGAGATTGACACAACAGGATACGAAGACATTACGTACGAGGGCTATGGACCTGGCGGAGTTGCTGTTATTGTTGAGGCAATGACAAACAACAGAAACAGAACGGCCGGAGAGCTTAGACACATTTTTGACAAAAATGGTGGCAATCTTGGTCAAACAGGCTGTGTTTCATGGATGTTCAGCAGAAAAGGTGTCATAGTTATTGAAAAAGAAAGTTTTCCAGATGAGGACTTTGTGATGGAAAAGGCGTTAGAGTATGGTGCTGAGGATTTCTCCTCAGAGGACGATATATATGAGATAATTACATCACCTGAGGATTTTTCAAAGGTCAGAGAAGGTCTGGAAAAAGAAGGTTTTACATTTATAAGAGCTCAGATAGAGATGATTCCTCAGACAACTGTAAAACTTTCAAGTGAGGATGCCCAGAAGATGAGAAGACTTATTGACATGCTCGAAGACAACGATGATGTAAAAGAGGTTTATCATAACTGGGAAGAAAATGAAGAGTAA